In the Pontibacillus sp. HMF3514 genome, CTTCTTTTACAGCCTCATAGTATAAGTATCCTAAATAATCAGAAGAACTTCCACCAAAGCTTTCTAAGAATGCGCGGTTTACTAAATGAATATAGCCTTTTTCATCAATTAACATAAGCCCGTTGCCCATATTGCTGATAACAGCTTCTAGACGATCTTTTTGCATTTGCTTTTGCATCGTCATCTCTTGTAAGTTTCTGGCTAAAACGTTTATAGAGGTCGTTAACTTCTCCGCTTCTCCAAAGTTCCCTTCGTATGTACGAGCCCGATAATTCCCTTTAGCAAGCTCATCGGCAACTCCAGAAGCTGATCGTATAGGCTTAATATATTTTTCGAATATATTGCGACCCAATGTCGCCATCACTAAAATACCAATAAACATTGTTATGCCAATGATTAGCCAAATGTTAGAAGTGACATTAACTAGCGAGCTTATTTTTAACACGAGAATTAAAGAACCATCTAAACTACTCGAATTTGTTTGAATTGGATAGAAAAACATATGCTCACGTAAATAACCTTTTTGATAATCTGAGAAGTTACCATCGCTATCCGTAATAAAATGTTGTACAGTCGTCATCTCTTTATTGGATAAGCGTAGGATATCCTCTGTATTATTCAAAAGAACTTCTTTTTCTTGAGTAACATAAATCATTCCGATATTTAATTGACGGCTTGACTCATCCAATTGCTGTAAATCAGAAGCATCATTCACAAATTCAGATAAATATTGAGCCTCATTTTTTACTCGCTCTTCAATGACATCAGCCACGAAGTTTTTCGTGAGTTGAGCCAATACTAACCCTAGTCCTAACATAAGCAAAATAGCGATAATCGAATAGGTTAGAAACGGACGAGAATCATACTTTTGCATCGCGAGAAGGATCCTCCATTTTGTATCCCAGCCCTCTAATTGTTTTAATATAAACAGGTTTCTTTGTATCTGGTTCAATCTTCTCTCTTAAATGACTGATATGAACATCAACTATACGTGTATCACCAACAAAATCATAATTCCATACAGCACTTAAAAGTTGATCACGGGATAAGACACGCCCTTTATTTCTACTTAAGTAAAGGAGAAGCTCAAATTCCTTCGGTGTCAATATCATGGATTCCTCTTTAATGGTTGCTTCGTACTGTTCTGGGTACACAACTAAATCTGCAATTTGAATACTAGGACTATCAGATTCTTTTTCTTTCGTTGTATATGTCATTCGTCGAAGAATTGCTTTAATTCTAGCTACTACTTCCCGAGGACTAAATGGTTTGGTTAAATAATCATCTGCACCTAATTCTAACCCAAGGACTTTATCAAATTCATCATCTTTAGCAGTAAGCATGAGGATAGGTGTTTGGATTTGTTTTTGTCTGATCTGTTTACAAACTTCCATGCCATCCATCTCAGGAAGCATGACATCTAGCACGATTAAATCAAAGGTATGTTCATTTG is a window encoding:
- a CDS encoding response regulator transcription factor translates to MSQKILIVDDEESIVTLLKYNIEQAGFDTEVAYTGQEALNQANEHTFDLIVLDVMLPEMDGMEVCKQIRQKQIQTPILMLTAKDDEFDKVLGLELGADDYLTKPFSPREVVARIKAILRRMTYTTKEKESDSPSIQIADLVVYPEQYEATIKEESMILTPKEFELLLYLSRNKGRVLSRDQLLSAVWNYDFVGDTRIVDVHISHLREKIEPDTKKPVYIKTIRGLGYKMEDPSRDAKV